The proteins below come from a single Dinghuibacter silviterrae genomic window:
- a CDS encoding ABC transporter permease — MFQTNLRIALRNLWKYKGFSLVNVLGLSISLAGCILILLYVFHEHSYDRWNKNAGRVFRVAKTTSDNPGRVGASTPGEIAPLLKDRIPEIAAYTRFYVFDIGRKLAVNRDKNIYIDHVQGVDSTFFQVFPYTFVEGDPAHALDGPYNLVISDVVARRLFGHGPALGKTIRWQERVSLTVTGVFKTPDAPTHFEADAFHKINSTGDGWWNSNFYTYILAGEGTDGKALETKINQALDRMPLNQDTSTGAVKTHIQLVPVRDMYFRSDISNDFTLHGNARILQVLLGVALLLLVIACINFTNFNITQSVRRSRETGVRKVMGAHRLSLALYYLLETSVQVVISLLLSLVLAELFLPGLGRLLNADLGLFMGGAWKELAGIACIGVLVIGASGGYVAYYISGLDPVRVLKGEYQGKGRGALLRKVLLVVQFAFAALAVGALLVIHTQEKYMESLDPGFHKDQVMVVNFHRGGQREHWDATRQRLLSLPGVRMVSKVNYLPGDVGMQVIGREYNGEPVKNLDVITVGYDYFEVMGIRLDKGRFFNSAYGLDSNSLVLNQTAARQYHIPALGTPWIDHMPIVGIVGDINQRGFETPVEPTAYMIESDNTNACNNVLLKIDASRLPQTIRALNTAWLDIEPGFPLEYHFLDQQFDRMFLQYHQMDILFTAFSALTLGIALLGIFVLSAFIALQRSREIGIRKVLGASVQEVVRLLSTDFLVLVLLANAIALPCLYVLGQRWLQGFPYRVTLPWFAFAGTLVLTLACTLITVSIQAWKAAMSDPVKALKYE, encoded by the coding sequence TGCCGGCCGTGTTTTCCGGGTGGCCAAGACCACGTCCGACAACCCCGGCAGGGTGGGTGCGTCAACCCCGGGCGAAATCGCCCCCCTCCTCAAAGACCGGATCCCGGAAATCGCCGCATATACGCGGTTCTATGTGTTCGATATTGGACGGAAACTCGCGGTGAACCGGGACAAGAACATCTACATCGATCACGTCCAGGGCGTGGACTCGACCTTTTTCCAGGTGTTCCCCTACACTTTTGTGGAAGGCGATCCGGCGCACGCACTGGACGGACCATACAACCTGGTGATCAGCGACGTCGTGGCCAGGAGGCTGTTCGGGCACGGGCCGGCCCTGGGTAAAACCATCCGCTGGCAGGAGCGGGTATCCCTGACCGTAACCGGGGTGTTCAAAACACCGGATGCACCCACCCACTTTGAAGCCGATGCCTTTCACAAGATCAACAGCACCGGGGACGGCTGGTGGAACTCGAACTTCTATACTTACATCCTGGCGGGAGAAGGAACAGACGGCAAAGCCCTGGAAACAAAGATCAACCAGGCCCTCGACCGCATGCCCCTCAACCAGGATACCTCCACCGGGGCAGTCAAAACACACATACAATTGGTCCCGGTCAGGGATATGTATTTCCGGAGCGACATCAGCAACGACTTTACGCTCCACGGGAACGCCAGGATCCTCCAGGTGCTCCTGGGGGTGGCTCTTTTGCTCCTGGTCATCGCCTGTATCAACTTCACCAATTTCAACATTACCCAAAGCGTCCGCCGTTCCAGGGAAACCGGCGTCCGGAAGGTCATGGGCGCCCACCGGTTGAGCCTGGCATTGTACTACCTGCTGGAGACCAGCGTCCAGGTGGTCATCAGCCTGCTCCTGAGCCTGGTCCTGGCGGAGCTGTTTCTCCCCGGCCTGGGCAGACTCCTAAACGCCGACCTCGGGCTTTTCATGGGCGGCGCCTGGAAAGAGCTTGCCGGTATTGCCTGCATCGGCGTGCTGGTCATCGGCGCCAGCGGCGGGTATGTCGCCTATTATATCAGCGGGTTGGACCCCGTGCGTGTCCTCAAGGGCGAATACCAGGGAAAGGGCCGGGGTGCCCTGCTCCGGAAAGTATTGCTGGTCGTCCAGTTTGCGTTTGCGGCCCTGGCCGTGGGGGCCCTCCTGGTGATCCATACCCAGGAAAAATATATGGAAAGCCTGGACCCGGGTTTTCACAAGGACCAGGTCATGGTCGTGAATTTTCACCGGGGCGGGCAAAGGGAACACTGGGACGCTACCCGGCAGCGGTTGCTGTCGCTCCCCGGGGTACGCATGGTCAGCAAGGTCAATTACCTACCGGGTGACGTAGGCATGCAGGTCATCGGCCGGGAATACAACGGGGAGCCCGTCAAAAACCTGGACGTGATCACGGTGGGGTATGACTATTTCGAAGTCATGGGCATCCGGCTGGACAAAGGACGCTTTTTCAACAGCGCATACGGGCTGGACTCCAATTCGCTTGTCCTCAACCAGACCGCCGCACGGCAATACCACATCCCTGCGCTGGGCACGCCCTGGATAGACCACATGCCCATCGTCGGTATTGTGGGCGACATCAACCAAAGGGGTTTTGAAACACCGGTGGAGCCCACCGCCTATATGATCGAATCGGACAACACCAACGCCTGCAACAACGTTCTCCTGAAGATAGACGCGAGCCGTCTTCCCCAAACCATCCGGGCGCTCAACACCGCCTGGTTGGACATCGAACCGGGTTTCCCCCTGGAATACCATTTCCTGGACCAGCAATTCGACCGGATGTTCCTCCAGTACCACCAGATGGACATCCTGTTTACCGCGTTCTCCGCCCTCACGCTGGGGATCGCGCTCCTCGGCATCTTCGTACTGAGCGCCTTTATCGCCCTCCAGCGGAGCCGGGAGATCGGCATCCGCAAAGTGCTGGGCGCTTCGGTGCAAGAGGTGGTGCGCCTGCTGAGCACGGACTTCCTGGTGCTCGTGCTCCTTGCCAACGCGATCGCACTCCCCTGTTTGTATGTGTTAGGCCAGCGCTGGTTGCAAGGCTTCCCCTATCGGGTGACCCTTCCCTGGTTCGCTTTTGCCGGGACCCTGGTCCTCACCCTGGCGTGTACCCTGATCACCGTGTCCATCCAGGCCTGGAAGGCCGCTATGTCTGATCCAGTCAAAGCCCTCAAATATGAATAG
- a CDS encoding ABC transporter permease, whose protein sequence is MNSSVTIILRSLRRQKEFSLLNVLGLGVGIGSALLLFLLIRNELSYDTYHSKRDRIYRVVSTETYRNGTMDYDGDAPIPLVDALRQEFPEVEAATDVFLDGAQFIVPGPGGSEKKFKEAINYAEPSFFQIFDRPWIQGDPKTGLTDLQTMAISKTIARRWFGGEQDVVGRIVYMGDHRAPFRITGVVADPPGNTDLQIHIFVSFATFRRDYPTQFTDPTSWDSFSSNVQCYFLLKKGATIASMNRYLPHFVAEHYTPLFEHSDSRDSSFFQPFKDMHFDTQLGSPGNGGINYNQLLSLGLIGCFLLLVACINFVNLATALSVNRAREVGVRKVLGSNRRQLLARFMGETAFLVVCSALLGCILAELALGPVCHLLQKDIDRIALLSPGALVFLLVTMVILTVLSGFYPGMVLSGFNPVGALKSKISARTFGGLSLRRALVVFQFLVAQLLIIGTIVVLRQMHYFKSRPMGFDKDAVAVIRLSQGDTKNAYFKNQVLGIPGVRSATLCNGTPATDGIWSNGFIFDNHPHPEGFEAIYKFADADYLSTFQVPMLAGRPLFPSDTVHDIVVNETLMRKLGVRSPDKILGKTIQLLTANSPKATIVGVTRDFVTTSMKDRIAPLILTTGNSQYFLLSVRLDPALIGPAMSHIEEVFNRTFPERIFDNNFLDDKIVGFYQAEAQTATLFKVFAGLAILISCLGLYGLVSFMAVQKTKEVGIRKVLGASVKSIVILFSREFTLLVGIAFALAAPLGYIAMHHWLQNYYFRTDIGWDVFALSVVASILIAWATVGYRSVRAALADPVKAIKYE, encoded by the coding sequence ATGAATAGCAGCGTTACCATTATCCTGAGATCCCTACGCAGGCAAAAGGAGTTCTCCCTCCTGAATGTCCTGGGCCTTGGCGTCGGCATCGGCTCCGCCCTGCTGTTGTTCCTGCTGATCCGCAACGAACTGAGCTATGACACCTACCACAGCAAACGGGACCGGATCTACCGGGTAGTCAGCACCGAGACGTACCGGAACGGGACGATGGACTATGATGGGGACGCCCCCATTCCGCTGGTGGACGCCCTGAGACAGGAATTCCCGGAAGTGGAGGCCGCCACGGATGTCTTCCTGGACGGGGCTCAGTTTATCGTACCGGGTCCGGGCGGGAGCGAAAAGAAGTTTAAGGAAGCGATCAATTACGCAGAGCCTTCGTTTTTCCAGATCTTCGATCGCCCCTGGATACAGGGGGATCCAAAGACAGGATTGACCGATCTTCAGACCATGGCCATCTCCAAAACCATCGCCCGGAGGTGGTTTGGCGGGGAACAGGATGTCGTCGGCCGGATCGTGTACATGGGCGATCACCGGGCGCCTTTCCGGATCACCGGGGTGGTGGCCGATCCACCCGGCAATACGGATCTGCAGATCCATATTTTCGTTTCCTTCGCGACGTTCAGACGGGATTACCCCACCCAATTCACCGATCCCACCTCGTGGGACAGTTTTTCCTCCAACGTCCAGTGCTATTTCCTTTTGAAAAAGGGCGCCACGATCGCATCCATGAACCGGTACCTGCCGCACTTCGTGGCGGAACACTATACCCCTCTTTTCGAACATTCCGACAGCCGGGATTCCAGCTTTTTCCAGCCGTTTAAGGACATGCACTTCGATACCCAGCTTGGCTCTCCCGGCAACGGCGGTATCAATTACAACCAGCTTTTGTCCCTGGGGCTGATCGGGTGTTTCCTGCTCCTGGTGGCGTGTATCAATTTTGTCAACCTGGCGACTGCCCTGTCCGTCAACCGGGCCAGGGAGGTGGGCGTCCGGAAGGTCCTGGGGAGCAACCGGCGTCAGCTCCTGGCGCGGTTTATGGGGGAAACGGCCTTCCTCGTAGTTTGCAGCGCCCTCCTGGGATGTATCCTTGCGGAACTGGCCCTGGGACCGGTCTGCCACCTGTTGCAAAAGGACATCGACAGGATCGCGCTTTTGTCACCCGGGGCGCTGGTTTTCCTCCTGGTCACCATGGTGATCCTGACGGTGCTGTCGGGTTTTTATCCCGGTATGGTCCTTTCGGGGTTTAACCCGGTCGGCGCCCTCAAAAGCAAAATCAGCGCCCGTACCTTCGGGGGGCTTTCGCTCAGAAGGGCCCTGGTCGTCTTCCAGTTCCTGGTTGCCCAGCTCCTGATCATCGGCACCATCGTGGTGCTCCGCCAGATGCATTATTTTAAAAGCCGCCCCATGGGTTTTGACAAGGATGCGGTAGCGGTCATCCGCCTGTCGCAGGGCGACACCAAAAACGCCTATTTCAAAAACCAGGTGCTCGGTATACCCGGTGTCCGGTCGGCTACCCTTTGCAACGGAACCCCGGCCACGGACGGGATATGGTCGAACGGGTTTATTTTCGACAACCATCCGCACCCGGAAGGATTCGAAGCGATCTATAAATTCGCGGACGCCGACTACCTGTCTACCTTCCAGGTACCGATGCTTGCCGGCAGACCGCTTTTCCCCTCGGACACGGTCCATGACATCGTGGTCAATGAAACCCTGATGCGCAAACTGGGTGTTCGTTCCCCAGACAAAATCCTGGGTAAAACGATCCAATTGCTTACTGCGAATAGTCCCAAGGCCACCATCGTGGGCGTCACCAGGGACTTTGTCACCACCTCCATGAAGGACAGGATTGCACCCCTGATCCTCACGACGGGTAATAGCCAATACTTTCTGCTGTCCGTACGGCTGGACCCCGCCCTGATCGGGCCGGCCATGTCCCACATAGAGGAGGTGTTCAACCGGACTTTTCCGGAGCGCATTTTCGACAATAATTTCTTAGACGATAAAATCGTCGGCTTCTATCAAGCCGAAGCCCAAACCGCTACCCTCTTCAAGGTCTTCGCCGGCCTGGCGATCCTTATTTCCTGTTTGGGTCTTTACGGCCTGGTGTCGTTCATGGCGGTCCAGAAAACAAAGGAAGTCGGCATCCGGAAAGTGTTGGGGGCTTCCGTAAAAAGCATCGTCATTCTCTTCTCCAGGGAATTCACCCTGCTGGTGGGCATCGCCTTCGCCCTGGCCGCCCCGCTAGGCTATATCGCGATGCACCATTGGCTGCAGAATTATTATTTCCGGACGGACATCGGCTGGGATGTCTTTGCCCTATCGGTCGTCGCCTCCATCCTCATTGCCTGGGCGACCGTGGGCTACCGCTCCGTCCGTGCCGCCCTGGCCGATCCCGTAAAAGCCATCAAATACGAATAG
- a CDS encoding ABC transporter permease has translation MIRNYIKIALRSLWRKKTFAFLNILGLAVGMASALLVFLVIRHEMSYDTYHSKLNRVYRVGTDLKLRSGEVDHYGATSILLPDAFRVDFPSVERVAATWQIDQAQFAIPKPGGDQLFREKTGVYYVEPGLFDILDIPWLEGDPATALRAPFTVALSRSVAKKWFGDWHKAMGQTVRLGDDGFPVSVTGILEDPPSNTDISLNIVLSYATFRRINAIDFNNPRMWGSMNSSSECFVLLHQGQDPQTIEAGLPAFTKAHYAQSDVGGTAKTTNTFLPVKDMHFDEDRERYGDPNLSHKELWALSLIGIFLVLVACINFVNLSTAQSTNRAKEIGVRKVLGSNRPQLLTQFFLETALLTLVAMVLACILTELSLPLVGRLLNRDLSLSLFQVPLALLFLLGIGVIVTFLAGFYPGLILSGFDPVDAIKSKMKTTRKGGISLRRGLVVLQFVIAQLLIIATLVVIKQMSLYRNRPMGFERSAIVMIDLPADSLGITKYLYFKDKISRLPGVLQAALADSPPSTDDAWNTSVFFDTRPQAEDKSIMVRYADTDYLRTFKMTLAAGREPYPSDTIREVLVNETAVKMFGLHSDEEVLGRTVKLGALGQYHTIVGVIKDFNDRPLNDNLGIRPLVVAPATKGYTLLAVHLDPVHQQAVLNALSSTYAEVFPEHVFDPRFVDDELMKNYRAEATAGKLFRLFAVLAIFISCLGLYGLVSFMAAQKTKEVGIRKVLGASVQSIVILFSKEFTLLIGVAFVVAAPLGYYFMTQWLSSFYYQTDIGWGVFALAILLSVIIAWATVGYRALRAALSDPVKAIKYE, from the coding sequence ATGATCCGCAACTATATCAAAATCGCACTTCGTTCGCTTTGGCGCAAAAAGACCTTTGCCTTTCTGAATATCCTGGGTCTGGCCGTGGGCATGGCGTCGGCTTTACTGGTCTTCCTGGTTATCCGGCACGAAATGAGCTATGACACCTACCACAGCAAGCTGAACCGGGTGTACCGGGTGGGCACCGATCTGAAGCTCAGAAGCGGAGAAGTGGATCACTACGGGGCGACGTCTATCCTTTTGCCGGACGCGTTTCGCGTGGACTTTCCGTCCGTGGAAAGGGTGGCCGCGACCTGGCAGATCGACCAGGCCCAGTTTGCCATACCCAAACCCGGGGGAGACCAGTTGTTCCGGGAGAAAACGGGGGTGTATTATGTGGAACCCGGCTTATTTGACATCCTGGACATTCCCTGGCTCGAAGGCGATCCCGCCACGGCGCTGAGGGCACCCTTTACCGTCGCGCTGAGCCGCTCCGTGGCAAAGAAGTGGTTCGGAGATTGGCATAAAGCCATGGGGCAAACGGTTCGCCTGGGGGATGATGGTTTTCCCGTATCCGTCACCGGTATCCTTGAAGATCCTCCCTCCAATACCGACATCAGCCTGAACATCGTACTGTCCTATGCCACTTTCCGGCGGATCAATGCGATCGACTTCAACAACCCCAGGATGTGGGGATCCATGAATTCCAGCAGCGAATGCTTCGTGCTCCTTCACCAGGGGCAGGATCCCCAAACAATCGAGGCGGGGCTACCCGCTTTTACAAAAGCGCACTATGCCCAGTCGGACGTCGGCGGAACTGCCAAGACAACCAATACGTTTCTGCCGGTAAAGGATATGCATTTTGACGAGGACCGGGAGCGTTACGGCGACCCCAACCTGTCGCACAAAGAATTATGGGCGTTGTCGCTGATCGGGATCTTCCTGGTGCTCGTGGCTTGTATCAACTTCGTCAACCTGTCTACGGCCCAGTCCACCAACCGGGCCAAGGAAATCGGCGTCCGGAAAGTATTGGGGAGCAACCGGCCCCAGCTGTTGACCCAGTTCTTCCTGGAGACGGCCCTGTTGACCCTGGTGGCCATGGTCCTTGCCTGTATCCTGACAGAACTCTCGCTCCCGCTGGTCGGCCGGTTGTTGAACCGGGACCTTTCCCTTAGTCTTTTCCAGGTACCGCTAGCGTTGTTGTTCCTGCTGGGCATAGGCGTGATCGTTACCTTCCTGGCGGGCTTTTATCCCGGGCTGATCCTTTCCGGCTTTGACCCCGTGGATGCAATCAAAAGCAAGATGAAAACCACCCGGAAGGGTGGCATCTCGCTGCGCCGCGGTTTGGTCGTGTTGCAGTTTGTCATCGCCCAGCTCCTGATCATCGCCACGCTGGTTGTCATCAAGCAGATGTCGTTGTACAGGAACCGCCCGATGGGTTTTGAGCGCAGCGCCATCGTCATGATAGACCTGCCGGCCGACAGCCTGGGGATCACGAAATACCTGTATTTTAAGGACAAAATCAGCCGGCTGCCCGGTGTGCTCCAGGCGGCCTTGGCGGACAGCCCTCCCTCCACGGACGACGCCTGGAACACCAGCGTATTTTTCGACACCCGTCCCCAGGCGGAGGACAAATCGATCATGGTGCGGTATGCAGATACGGACTACCTCCGCACCTTCAAAATGACGCTGGCGGCGGGCCGGGAACCCTACCCTTCCGACACCATCCGGGAAGTCCTGGTCAACGAAACGGCGGTAAAGATGTTCGGCCTTCATTCGGACGAAGAGGTCCTGGGACGCACCGTGAAGCTTGGCGCCCTGGGCCAATACCATACCATCGTGGGCGTGATCAAGGATTTTAACGACCGCCCGCTCAACGACAACCTGGGGATAAGACCCCTGGTGGTGGCGCCGGCGACAAAGGGTTACACCCTGCTCGCCGTACACCTGGACCCCGTCCATCAGCAGGCCGTCCTGAATGCCCTGTCCTCCACGTATGCCGAGGTCTTTCCGGAGCACGTCTTCGACCCGCGATTCGTAGACGACGAGCTTATGAAAAACTACCGGGCGGAAGCCACCGCCGGTAAGCTGTTCCGGTTGTTTGCCGTCCTGGCCATCTTTATTTCCTGCCTGGGGTTATACGGCCTGGTTTCTTTTATGGCTGCCCAAAAAACAAAAGAGGTGGGTATCCGGAAGGTGTTGGGTGCCTCCGTGCAGAGCATTGTCATTCTTTTTTCAAAAGAATTCACCCTGCTCATCGGGGTGGCCTTTGTGGTCGCCGCGCCCCTGGGCTATTATTTCATGACCCAGTGGCTGAGCAGTTTTTATTACCAGACCGACATCGGCTGGGGCGTTTTTGCCCTCGCGATCCTTTTGTCGGTGATCATTGCCTGGGCGACCGTAGGGTACCGGGCGTTGCGCGCGGCCCTGTCGGATCCTGTAAAAGCCATCAAATACGAATAG
- a CDS encoding ABC transporter permease — MWKTTFRSFWRRKTLTLLNISGLALGIAAALAIYLVITHELSFDAYHTKADRIYRMLTTDRSADGTRDVKASVPLPEPDALRREMPQIETVAPLWQLNDVQFTVGSDKKFRMSQDDGAFFAGPELFRLFDYTWLAGQPEAALKDPGTMAVSRSVAEKWFGHWEDAVGKTVLVGESHRPFKVTGVLDDPPANTDLPLHVVLSYEDFHSRNLDQMSDDKWGGLTSSSECYVLLRADQDPAGMPARLKAFGDRHFKAVNQSSGGHSAVEWQPLREVHFDEKAGNFGPGGHSRRDLWAMALIGVFLLGVACINFINLSTAYAVNRSREVGIRKVLGSSRYQFLTQFFRETAFLVLVALILACILTELSLPALRNLEQKPGLSFNWWKHPSILVFLALTGMTVTLLSGAYPGFVLSRFDPVEVIKNKINTQKVGGLSLRRTLVVLQFITAQLLIIGTLVVVRQMQFMREQPLGFSKDAIAMVNIPTTDSARARYRVLKDDILQIPGVRQASICDRPPVINGGWFTSVRLKGETKARDWSLGMRFGDVDYLQTFGMHLLAGRYPDNSDTLKEITLNETAVRLLGFKNAEEALGRTVTFGDGTPGRYYPIVGVVKEFHDRPIKDSIDAVMVAPLANRYGLVAVSLDPRHVQESLNKIKTAFETIYPDQAYTYQFLDEDIKGYYVAQDAAAHLFQVFSILAIIISCLGLYGLVSFMAVQKTKEVGIRKVLGASVQSIVYLFSREFTLLIGLAFVVAAPLGYYFMGRWLEAFYYRAPIGWSVFALAIVLSIVIAWATVGYRAIRAALADPVKALKYE, encoded by the coding sequence ATGTGGAAAACAACGTTCCGGAGTTTTTGGAGGCGTAAGACGCTTACCCTTCTCAACATCAGTGGCCTGGCATTAGGTATCGCGGCCGCCCTGGCCATCTACCTCGTGATCACCCACGAACTGAGTTTCGACGCCTACCATACCAAAGCGGACCGGATTTACCGGATGCTGACCACGGACCGGTCGGCGGACGGCACCAGGGACGTCAAGGCGTCCGTGCCGCTGCCTGAACCGGACGCCCTGCGCCGGGAGATGCCGCAAATAGAAACGGTCGCGCCCCTCTGGCAACTGAATGACGTACAGTTCACCGTCGGGAGTGATAAAAAGTTCCGGATGTCACAAGACGACGGCGCTTTTTTTGCGGGACCTGAGCTTTTCCGCCTGTTCGATTACACCTGGCTGGCGGGTCAGCCGGAGGCTGCCCTGAAAGACCCCGGCACAATGGCCGTCAGCCGCAGCGTCGCGGAGAAGTGGTTTGGCCACTGGGAGGATGCGGTTGGTAAAACCGTCCTGGTGGGCGAAAGTCACCGGCCATTTAAGGTGACCGGGGTATTGGATGACCCTCCTGCCAACACCGACCTGCCCTTACACGTCGTACTGTCTTATGAAGACTTCCATTCCCGGAACCTCGACCAGATGTCCGATGACAAATGGGGCGGCCTGACCAGCAGCTCGGAGTGCTATGTTCTGCTGCGCGCGGACCAGGACCCCGCCGGTATGCCGGCCCGTCTGAAGGCATTTGGGGACCGGCATTTCAAGGCCGTCAACCAGTCGTCGGGTGGACATTCAGCCGTAGAATGGCAACCCCTTCGGGAGGTGCATTTCGACGAAAAAGCGGGGAACTTTGGTCCCGGGGGGCACTCCAGGAGGGACCTCTGGGCGATGGCTTTGATCGGCGTCTTTTTATTAGGGGTGGCTTGTATCAATTTTATAAACCTCTCCACGGCGTACGCCGTCAACCGTTCCCGGGAGGTGGGTATCCGGAAAGTCCTCGGGAGCAGCCGGTATCAATTTCTGACCCAGTTTTTCCGGGAAACTGCCTTCTTGGTCCTGGTGGCGCTGATCCTGGCCTGTATCCTGACCGAACTGAGCCTGCCTGCCCTCCGGAACCTGGAGCAAAAGCCCGGTCTTTCCTTCAATTGGTGGAAACACCCTTCCATCCTGGTCTTCCTGGCGCTCACCGGCATGACGGTGACCCTTCTGTCCGGTGCCTATCCCGGCTTCGTCCTTTCCCGTTTCGACCCGGTGGAAGTGATCAAAAACAAGATCAACACCCAAAAGGTGGGCGGCCTGTCCCTGAGGCGGACCCTGGTGGTTCTGCAATTCATCACCGCACAACTCCTGATCATCGGCACCCTGGTCGTTGTCCGGCAAATGCAATTTATGCGGGAGCAACCCCTTGGCTTTTCCAAGGACGCCATTGCCATGGTGAACATCCCAACAACGGACTCGGCAAGAGCGCGCTATCGTGTACTGAAGGATGACATCCTGCAGATACCGGGGGTCAGGCAAGCATCGATTTGTGACCGTCCTCCCGTGATCAACGGCGGATGGTTTACCTCGGTCCGGCTGAAGGGAGAAACAAAGGCCAGGGATTGGTCCCTGGGGATGCGTTTTGGGGACGTGGACTACCTCCAGACGTTTGGTATGCACCTTCTCGCGGGACGGTACCCGGACAACAGCGATACGCTAAAGGAAATCACCTTGAATGAAACCGCCGTCCGTCTGTTGGGTTTTAAAAATGCAGAAGAGGCGCTGGGCAGGACCGTGACTTTCGGCGACGGCACGCCCGGACGCTATTACCCCATCGTCGGGGTGGTAAAGGAGTTTCATGACCGGCCCATCAAGGACTCCATCGACGCGGTCATGGTGGCGCCCCTGGCGAACCGGTACGGCCTGGTGGCCGTCAGTCTTGACCCACGTCATGTCCAGGAATCCCTAAACAAGATCAAAACGGCTTTCGAAACCATATACCCCGACCAGGCGTACACCTACCAATTTCTCGACGAGGATATAAAAGGATATTACGTTGCTCAGGACGCGGCCGCCCACCTGTTCCAGGTCTTTTCGATCCTCGCCATCATCATCTCCTGTCTCGGGCTTTACGGCCTGGTATCCTTTATGGCGGTCCAAAAGACAAAGGAGGTGGGTATCCGGAAGGTCCTGGGCGCTTCCGTGCAGAGCATCGTTTACCTGTTTTCCAGGGAATTCACCCTGCTGATCGGGCTGGCTTTTGTCGTCGCGGCGCCGCTCGGCTATTATTTCATGGGCCGGTGGCTCGAAGCGTTTTATTACCGCGCCCCCATCGGTTGGTCGGTCTTTGCACTGGCCATCGTTCTGTCGATCGTGATTGCCTGGGCCACCGTGGGCTACCGGGCCATCCGAGCCGCCCTGGCCGATCCCGTTAAAGCACTCAAATACGAATAG